The following proteins are co-located in the Solenopsis invicta isolate M01_SB chromosome 7, UNIL_Sinv_3.0, whole genome shotgun sequence genome:
- the LOC105195052 gene encoding myocyte-specific enhancer factor 2 isoform X1 — translation MGRKKIQISRITDERNRQVTFNKRKFGVMKKAYELSVLCDCEIALIIFSSSNKLYQYASTDMDKVLLKYTEYNEPHESLTNKNIIEALNKKEHKGAMSPESPEPDAIEYNLTPRTEAKYTKIDEEFQMMMQRHQHNGSRTMGQSNYTLPVSVPVNSYGESLLGSSPQMAHTSISPRPSSSETDSVYPPGGMLEMSNGYPPSASPLGGSPSPGPSPALGVGGGSANKGSNPSRHSPQPPPPPPPPHPHRSNLRVVIPTVTPLAQPLSEDTNYDNAHTQSALNAPVVALQTPTVPAGYSSFGPTDYSSDLGGLAWPTHQRYVVDELYSAATMSSISGLPHLAVSSSTPPPSTSPLPVKIKSEPISPPRDPHGGNSGSNGGPSNASNLHHTSLNVGPSSSTGPPPHHVSHPGPQTLNLVSSRPSSNPPPSHSGSITPTNLPSPGSGTVGDIRTNHSSGGGNGGNSSDYENGPLMKRSRITEGWAT, via the exons ATGGGTCGAAAGAAGATTCAGATTTCACGTATCACGGACGAACGGAATCGTCAG GTGACCTTTAACAAACGGAAATTCGGCGTGATGAAGAAAGCGTACGAACTGTCGGTGCTGTGCGACTGCGAGATCGCGCTGATTATCTTCAGTTCGAGCAACAAGCTGTACCAGTATGCGAGCACCGACATGGACAAGGTTCTCCTCAAGTACACCGAGTACAACGAACCCCACGAGTCCCTCACCAACAAGAATATTATCGAG GCGCTCAACAAGAAGGAACATAAGGGTGCCATGTCTCCAGAGAGCCCGGAACCCGATGCAATCGAATACAATCTTACCCCGCGCACCGAGGCCAAATACACGAAGATCGACGAGGAATTTCAGATGATGATGCAGAGGCATCAGCACAATGGCAGCAGG ACAATGGGACAATCGAATTATACGCTACCGGTATCTGTACCAGTGAACAGTTACGGCGAATCTCTTCTTGGATCTAGTCCACAGATGGCACATACCAGCATTTCTCCACGTCCATCATCGTCTGAGACGGATTCAG TGTATCCCCCGGGAGGAATGTTGGAAATGAGCAACGGTTATCCTCCGTCAGCGTCACCATTGGGTGGTTCACCTAGTCCAGGACCTTCGCCCGCACTCGGGGTTGGTGGGGGTAGTGCAAATAAAGGCAGCAATCCGTCTAGGCATTCGCCACAACCTCCGCCTCCACCGCCACCGCCTCATCCTCACAGGTCTAACCTTCGAGTGGTTATACCAACAGTTACACCGCTCGCGCAACCTCTCTCCGAAGACACTAATTATGAT AATGCCCATACACAGTCTGCGTTGAATGCACCTGTAGTAGCGTTACAAACACCAACAGTACCAGCCGGATACTCCAGTTTTGGACCAACAGATTACTCCTCGGATCTCGGGGGCCTTGCATGGCCCACTCATCAGAGGTACGTTGTTGATGAGTTATATTCGGCAGCCACCATGTCCAGCATCAG TGGTCTTCCTCACCTAGCTGTATCGAGCAGTACACCACCACCATCCACATCGCCTTTACCTGTAAAGATAAAGAGTGAACCGATAAGTCCACCAAGAGATCCGCACGGCGGTAATAGCGGGTCCAATGGTGGACCCAGCAATGCCAGCAATCTACATCATACAAGCTTGAACGTCGGTCCGTCGTCCAGTACTGGTCCACCGCCACATCACGTGTCTCATCCGGGACCTCAGACACTGAATCTGGTATCGAGCAGACCGAGCAGTAATCCACCTCCGTCCCATTCGGGTAGCATAACACCGACAAATTTACCGTCGCCGGGAAGTGGTACGGTCGGTGATATCAGAACGAACCATTCTAGCGGTGGCGGGAACGGAGGGAACAGTTCAGACTACGAGAACGGACCACTCATGAAACGCTCGAGAATCACGGAAGGTTGGGCGACTTAA
- the LOC105195052 gene encoding myocyte-specific enhancer factor 2 isoform X4 — protein sequence MGRKKIQISRITDERNRQVTFNKRKFGVMKKAYELSVLCDCEIALIIFSSSNKLYQYASTDMDKVLLKYTEYNEPHESLTNKNIIEALNKKEHKGAMSPESPEPDAIEYNLTPRTEAKYTKIDEEFQMMMQRHQHNGSRTMGQSNYTLPVSVPVNSYGESLLGSSPQMAHTSISPRPSSSETDSVYPPGGMLEMSNGYPPSASPLGGSPSPGPSPALGVGGGSANKGSNPSRHSPQPPPPPPPPHPHRSNLRVVIPTVTPLAQPLSEDTNYDNAHTQSALNAPVVALQTPTVPAGYSSFGPTDYSSDLGGLAWPTHQSGLPHLAVSSSTPPPSTSPLPVKIKSEPISPPRDPHGGNSGSNGGPSNASNLHHTSLNVGPSSSTGPPPHHVSHPGPQTLNLVSSRPSSNPPPSHSGSITPTNLPSPGSGTVGDIRTNHSSGGGNGGNSSDYENGPLMKRSRITEGWAT from the exons ATGGGTCGAAAGAAGATTCAGATTTCACGTATCACGGACGAACGGAATCGTCAG GTGACCTTTAACAAACGGAAATTCGGCGTGATGAAGAAAGCGTACGAACTGTCGGTGCTGTGCGACTGCGAGATCGCGCTGATTATCTTCAGTTCGAGCAACAAGCTGTACCAGTATGCGAGCACCGACATGGACAAGGTTCTCCTCAAGTACACCGAGTACAACGAACCCCACGAGTCCCTCACCAACAAGAATATTATCGAG GCGCTCAACAAGAAGGAACATAAGGGTGCCATGTCTCCAGAGAGCCCGGAACCCGATGCAATCGAATACAATCTTACCCCGCGCACCGAGGCCAAATACACGAAGATCGACGAGGAATTTCAGATGATGATGCAGAGGCATCAGCACAATGGCAGCAGG ACAATGGGACAATCGAATTATACGCTACCGGTATCTGTACCAGTGAACAGTTACGGCGAATCTCTTCTTGGATCTAGTCCACAGATGGCACATACCAGCATTTCTCCACGTCCATCATCGTCTGAGACGGATTCAG TGTATCCCCCGGGAGGAATGTTGGAAATGAGCAACGGTTATCCTCCGTCAGCGTCACCATTGGGTGGTTCACCTAGTCCAGGACCTTCGCCCGCACTCGGGGTTGGTGGGGGTAGTGCAAATAAAGGCAGCAATCCGTCTAGGCATTCGCCACAACCTCCGCCTCCACCGCCACCGCCTCATCCTCACAGGTCTAACCTTCGAGTGGTTATACCAACAGTTACACCGCTCGCGCAACCTCTCTCCGAAGACACTAATTATGAT AATGCCCATACACAGTCTGCGTTGAATGCACCTGTAGTAGCGTTACAAACACCAACAGTACCAGCCGGATACTCCAGTTTTGGACCAACAGATTACTCCTCGGATCTCGGGGGCCTTGCATGGCCCACTCATCAGAG TGGTCTTCCTCACCTAGCTGTATCGAGCAGTACACCACCACCATCCACATCGCCTTTACCTGTAAAGATAAAGAGTGAACCGATAAGTCCACCAAGAGATCCGCACGGCGGTAATAGCGGGTCCAATGGTGGACCCAGCAATGCCAGCAATCTACATCATACAAGCTTGAACGTCGGTCCGTCGTCCAGTACTGGTCCACCGCCACATCACGTGTCTCATCCGGGACCTCAGACACTGAATCTGGTATCGAGCAGACCGAGCAGTAATCCACCTCCGTCCCATTCGGGTAGCATAACACCGACAAATTTACCGTCGCCGGGAAGTGGTACGGTCGGTGATATCAGAACGAACCATTCTAGCGGTGGCGGGAACGGAGGGAACAGTTCAGACTACGAGAACGGACCACTCATGAAACGCTCGAGAATCACGGAAGGTTGGGCGACTTAA
- the LOC105195052 gene encoding myocyte-specific enhancer factor 2 isoform X3 produces the protein MGRKKIQISRITDERNRQVTFNKRKFGVMKKAYELSVLCDCEIALIIFSSSNKLYQYASTDMDKVLLKYTEYNEPHESLTNKNIIEEHKGAMSPESPEPDAIEYNLTPRTEAKYTKIDEEFQMMMQRHQHNGSRTMGQSNYTLPVSVPVNSYGESLLGSSPQMAHTSISPRPSSSETDSVYPPGGMLEMSNGYPPSASPLGGSPSPGPSPALGVGGGSANKGSNPSRHSPQPPPPPPPPHPHRSNLRVVIPTVTPLAQPLSEDTNYDNAHTQSALNAPVVALQTPTVPAGYSSFGPTDYSSDLGGLAWPTHQRYVVDELYSAATMSSISGLPHLAVSSSTPPPSTSPLPVKIKSEPISPPRDPHGGNSGSNGGPSNASNLHHTSLNVGPSSSTGPPPHHVSHPGPQTLNLVSSRPSSNPPPSHSGSITPTNLPSPGSGTVGDIRTNHSSGGGNGGNSSDYENGPLMKRSRITEGWAT, from the exons ATGGGTCGAAAGAAGATTCAGATTTCACGTATCACGGACGAACGGAATCGTCAG GTGACCTTTAACAAACGGAAATTCGGCGTGATGAAGAAAGCGTACGAACTGTCGGTGCTGTGCGACTGCGAGATCGCGCTGATTATCTTCAGTTCGAGCAACAAGCTGTACCAGTATGCGAGCACCGACATGGACAAGGTTCTCCTCAAGTACACCGAGTACAACGAACCCCACGAGTCCCTCACCAACAAGAATATTATCGAG GAACATAAGGGTGCCATGTCTCCAGAGAGCCCGGAACCCGATGCAATCGAATACAATCTTACCCCGCGCACCGAGGCCAAATACACGAAGATCGACGAGGAATTTCAGATGATGATGCAGAGGCATCAGCACAATGGCAGCAGG ACAATGGGACAATCGAATTATACGCTACCGGTATCTGTACCAGTGAACAGTTACGGCGAATCTCTTCTTGGATCTAGTCCACAGATGGCACATACCAGCATTTCTCCACGTCCATCATCGTCTGAGACGGATTCAG TGTATCCCCCGGGAGGAATGTTGGAAATGAGCAACGGTTATCCTCCGTCAGCGTCACCATTGGGTGGTTCACCTAGTCCAGGACCTTCGCCCGCACTCGGGGTTGGTGGGGGTAGTGCAAATAAAGGCAGCAATCCGTCTAGGCATTCGCCACAACCTCCGCCTCCACCGCCACCGCCTCATCCTCACAGGTCTAACCTTCGAGTGGTTATACCAACAGTTACACCGCTCGCGCAACCTCTCTCCGAAGACACTAATTATGAT AATGCCCATACACAGTCTGCGTTGAATGCACCTGTAGTAGCGTTACAAACACCAACAGTACCAGCCGGATACTCCAGTTTTGGACCAACAGATTACTCCTCGGATCTCGGGGGCCTTGCATGGCCCACTCATCAGAGGTACGTTGTTGATGAGTTATATTCGGCAGCCACCATGTCCAGCATCAG TGGTCTTCCTCACCTAGCTGTATCGAGCAGTACACCACCACCATCCACATCGCCTTTACCTGTAAAGATAAAGAGTGAACCGATAAGTCCACCAAGAGATCCGCACGGCGGTAATAGCGGGTCCAATGGTGGACCCAGCAATGCCAGCAATCTACATCATACAAGCTTGAACGTCGGTCCGTCGTCCAGTACTGGTCCACCGCCACATCACGTGTCTCATCCGGGACCTCAGACACTGAATCTGGTATCGAGCAGACCGAGCAGTAATCCACCTCCGTCCCATTCGGGTAGCATAACACCGACAAATTTACCGTCGCCGGGAAGTGGTACGGTCGGTGATATCAGAACGAACCATTCTAGCGGTGGCGGGAACGGAGGGAACAGTTCAGACTACGAGAACGGACCACTCATGAAACGCTCGAGAATCACGGAAGGTTGGGCGACTTAA
- the LOC105195052 gene encoding myocyte-specific enhancer factor 2 isoform X2, producing the protein MGRKKIQISRITDERNRQVTFNKRKFGVMKKAYELSVLCDCEIALIIFSSSNKLYQYASTDMDKVLLKYTEYNEPHESLTNKNIIEKEHKGAMSPESPEPDAIEYNLTPRTEAKYTKIDEEFQMMMQRHQHNGSRTMGQSNYTLPVSVPVNSYGESLLGSSPQMAHTSISPRPSSSETDSVYPPGGMLEMSNGYPPSASPLGGSPSPGPSPALGVGGGSANKGSNPSRHSPQPPPPPPPPHPHRSNLRVVIPTVTPLAQPLSEDTNYDNAHTQSALNAPVVALQTPTVPAGYSSFGPTDYSSDLGGLAWPTHQRYVVDELYSAATMSSISGLPHLAVSSSTPPPSTSPLPVKIKSEPISPPRDPHGGNSGSNGGPSNASNLHHTSLNVGPSSSTGPPPHHVSHPGPQTLNLVSSRPSSNPPPSHSGSITPTNLPSPGSGTVGDIRTNHSSGGGNGGNSSDYENGPLMKRSRITEGWAT; encoded by the exons ATGGGTCGAAAGAAGATTCAGATTTCACGTATCACGGACGAACGGAATCGTCAG GTGACCTTTAACAAACGGAAATTCGGCGTGATGAAGAAAGCGTACGAACTGTCGGTGCTGTGCGACTGCGAGATCGCGCTGATTATCTTCAGTTCGAGCAACAAGCTGTACCAGTATGCGAGCACCGACATGGACAAGGTTCTCCTCAAGTACACCGAGTACAACGAACCCCACGAGTCCCTCACCAACAAGAATATTATCGAG AAGGAACATAAGGGTGCCATGTCTCCAGAGAGCCCGGAACCCGATGCAATCGAATACAATCTTACCCCGCGCACCGAGGCCAAATACACGAAGATCGACGAGGAATTTCAGATGATGATGCAGAGGCATCAGCACAATGGCAGCAGG ACAATGGGACAATCGAATTATACGCTACCGGTATCTGTACCAGTGAACAGTTACGGCGAATCTCTTCTTGGATCTAGTCCACAGATGGCACATACCAGCATTTCTCCACGTCCATCATCGTCTGAGACGGATTCAG TGTATCCCCCGGGAGGAATGTTGGAAATGAGCAACGGTTATCCTCCGTCAGCGTCACCATTGGGTGGTTCACCTAGTCCAGGACCTTCGCCCGCACTCGGGGTTGGTGGGGGTAGTGCAAATAAAGGCAGCAATCCGTCTAGGCATTCGCCACAACCTCCGCCTCCACCGCCACCGCCTCATCCTCACAGGTCTAACCTTCGAGTGGTTATACCAACAGTTACACCGCTCGCGCAACCTCTCTCCGAAGACACTAATTATGAT AATGCCCATACACAGTCTGCGTTGAATGCACCTGTAGTAGCGTTACAAACACCAACAGTACCAGCCGGATACTCCAGTTTTGGACCAACAGATTACTCCTCGGATCTCGGGGGCCTTGCATGGCCCACTCATCAGAGGTACGTTGTTGATGAGTTATATTCGGCAGCCACCATGTCCAGCATCAG TGGTCTTCCTCACCTAGCTGTATCGAGCAGTACACCACCACCATCCACATCGCCTTTACCTGTAAAGATAAAGAGTGAACCGATAAGTCCACCAAGAGATCCGCACGGCGGTAATAGCGGGTCCAATGGTGGACCCAGCAATGCCAGCAATCTACATCATACAAGCTTGAACGTCGGTCCGTCGTCCAGTACTGGTCCACCGCCACATCACGTGTCTCATCCGGGACCTCAGACACTGAATCTGGTATCGAGCAGACCGAGCAGTAATCCACCTCCGTCCCATTCGGGTAGCATAACACCGACAAATTTACCGTCGCCGGGAAGTGGTACGGTCGGTGATATCAGAACGAACCATTCTAGCGGTGGCGGGAACGGAGGGAACAGTTCAGACTACGAGAACGGACCACTCATGAAACGCTCGAGAATCACGGAAGGTTGGGCGACTTAA